In Candidatus Methylomirabilota bacterium, the following proteins share a genomic window:
- a CDS encoding aspartate-semialdehyde dehydrogenase: protein MASGLVVGVVGVTGAVGQTTVKLLEERKFPVRELRAFASARSVGKTVTFKGESIRVEAAGPDSFKGVELALFSAGSQQSKELAPHAVRAGAIVIDKSNAFRMDPQVPLVVPEINPHAVRGHRGILACPNCTTIVTVMPLKPLHDAGRLRRVVATSYQAVSGAGVNGVEELRSQTLAWARGEGITPRYFQHQIAFNVIPHIDKFADNGYTGEEIKLVNEVRKILELPDLPISPTTVRVPVFTAHSVAVNAETEARLGRERAREVLAGFPGLKLWDEPADNRYPMPVLVEGQDDCYVGRIREDLSMPNALNFWVVGDQLRKGAALNGIQIAELLIR from the coding sequence ATGGCTTCAGGGCTGGTGGTAGGGGTGGTGGGTGTGACCGGCGCGGTCGGGCAGACCACGGTGAAGCTCCTCGAGGAGCGCAAGTTCCCGGTGCGCGAGCTGCGCGCCTTCGCCTCGGCCCGGTCGGTCGGCAAGACGGTCACCTTCAAGGGCGAGTCGATTCGCGTCGAGGCGGCGGGCCCGGACTCGTTCAAGGGCGTGGAGCTGGCGCTCTTCTCCGCCGGGTCCCAGCAGTCGAAGGAGCTGGCCCCGCACGCGGTGCGGGCGGGGGCGATCGTGATCGACAAGTCGAACGCGTTCCGCATGGATCCCCAGGTTCCCCTGGTGGTGCCCGAGATCAACCCCCACGCGGTCCGGGGCCATCGCGGCATCCTCGCGTGCCCGAACTGCACGACCATCGTCACCGTGATGCCGCTGAAGCCGCTGCACGACGCCGGCCGCCTGCGCCGGGTGGTGGCCACCAGCTATCAGGCGGTCTCCGGCGCGGGTGTGAACGGGGTCGAGGAGCTGCGGAGCCAGACCCTGGCCTGGGCCCGCGGCGAGGGGATCACGCCGCGATACTTCCAGCACCAGATCGCGTTCAACGTCATCCCGCACATCGACAAGTTCGCGGACAACGGCTACACCGGCGAGGAGATCAAGCTGGTGAACGAGGTGCGGAAGATCCTCGAGCTGCCGGACCTGCCGATCTCCCCCACCACGGTGCGGGTGCCCGTGTTCACCGCGCACTCGGTCGCGGTCAACGCCGAGACCGAGGCGCGGCTCGGTCGGGAGCGCGCCCGCGAGGTGCTCGCCGGCTTCCCCGGGCTCAAGCTGTGGGACGAGCCCGCCGACAACCGGTACCCGATGCCGGTCCTCGTCGAGGGGCAAGACGACTGCTACGTCGGACGGATCCGCGAGGACCTGTCCATGCCCAATGCGCTGAACTTCTGGGTGGTCGGCGATCAGCTCCGGAAGGGCGCCGCGCTCAACGGCATCCAGATCGCCGAGCTGCTGATCCGCTGA
- the ilvB gene encoding biosynthetic-type acetolactate synthase large subunit, with protein MKLSGAQIVLECIKREGVDLIFGLPGGAVLPIYDALYDFEGLRHVLVRQEAAAGHAAEGYARTSGKVGVCLVTSGPAATNLVTALQDALMDSIPIVAFTGQVPTHLIGNDAFQEADNVGITRSATKHNFLVKDGKDLAPIIKEAFYLASTGRPGPVHVDLPKDILVKEWTFEYPERVHLRSYNPTYEGHPGQIKKAARSMVRAKRPVLYVGGGAISSDAAPELRELADLTQIPVTQTLMGLGAFPMADPLSLDMLGMHGTYYANMAVHHADCLVAVAARFDDRVTGKVDAFSPNAEIIHIDIDPSSISKNIKVDIPIVGDCKRVLRRLVEAVREEMKDGVPAAVAEGRRQWATQIAEWKRDFPLRYDWDDDVIKPQYVIQELSNLTNGEAHVVTGVGQHQMWAAQYYRFKHPRRWCTSGGLGTMGYGLPTAMGVQAAHPGKLVVNIDGDGSFSMNSQELATCFTENLPVKTVIINNSGHGMVRQWQRIIYKERFFAIDLPGIPDWVKLAEAYGCVGIRVTKPSEVVPALEKMLSTPAPVVMDVCVDKDECVFPMVPAGGANKDMILALPTREVKEKAAKSQTGF; from the coding sequence GTGAAGCTTTCAGGCGCTCAGATCGTGCTCGAGTGCATCAAGCGAGAGGGCGTGGATCTCATCTTCGGTCTGCCGGGCGGCGCGGTCCTGCCGATCTACGACGCCCTGTACGACTTCGAAGGACTGCGCCACGTCCTGGTACGCCAGGAAGCCGCGGCCGGGCACGCCGCGGAAGGCTACGCGCGGACGTCGGGCAAGGTGGGAGTCTGTCTGGTCACCTCCGGACCGGCCGCGACGAACCTCGTGACCGCCCTGCAGGACGCGCTGATGGACTCGATTCCGATCGTGGCCTTCACCGGCCAGGTGCCGACGCATCTCATCGGCAACGACGCCTTCCAGGAGGCCGACAACGTCGGCATCACCCGCTCGGCCACCAAGCACAACTTCCTGGTGAAGGACGGCAAGGATCTGGCGCCGATCATCAAGGAGGCCTTCTATCTGGCCTCCACCGGCCGGCCGGGTCCGGTCCACGTGGATCTGCCCAAGGACATCCTGGTCAAGGAGTGGACCTTCGAGTACCCGGAGCGCGTGCACCTGCGCTCCTACAACCCGACCTACGAGGGCCATCCCGGGCAGATCAAGAAGGCGGCCCGCTCGATGGTGCGGGCGAAGCGCCCGGTGCTCTACGTGGGCGGCGGGGCCATCTCCTCGGACGCCGCGCCCGAGCTGCGCGAGCTGGCCGACCTGACCCAGATCCCGGTGACCCAGACCCTGATGGGGCTGGGAGCGTTCCCGATGGCGGACCCGCTGTCGCTCGACATGCTGGGCATGCACGGGACCTATTACGCGAACATGGCGGTGCACCACGCGGATTGCCTGGTCGCGGTGGCCGCGCGCTTCGACGACCGGGTGACCGGGAAGGTCGACGCGTTCTCGCCGAACGCGGAGATCATCCACATCGACATCGATCCCTCGTCGATCTCCAAGAACATCAAGGTCGACATCCCGATCGTGGGCGACTGCAAGCGGGTCCTGCGCCGGCTGGTGGAGGCGGTGCGCGAGGAGATGAAGGACGGCGTGCCCGCCGCGGTGGCGGAGGGCCGGCGGCAGTGGGCGACCCAGATCGCGGAGTGGAAGCGCGACTTTCCCCTGCGCTACGACTGGGACGACGACGTCATCAAGCCCCAGTACGTGATCCAGGAGCTGTCGAACCTCACCAACGGCGAGGCGCACGTGGTCACCGGGGTCGGCCAGCACCAGATGTGGGCCGCCCAGTACTACCGCTTCAAGCACCCGCGGCGCTGGTGCACCTCGGGCGGGCTCGGCACCATGGGCTACGGGCTGCCCACCGCGATGGGCGTGCAGGCCGCGCATCCCGGCAAGCTGGTGGTGAACATCGACGGCGACGGCTCGTTCTCCATGAACAGCCAGGAGCTGGCCACCTGCTTCACCGAGAACCTGCCGGTCAAGACCGTCATCATCAACAACAGCGGGCACGGCATGGTGCGCCAGTGGCAGCGCATCATCTACAAGGAGCGCTTCTTCGCCATCGACCTGCCCGGCATTCCGGACTGGGTGAAGCTCGCGGAGGCCTACGGGTGCGTGGGTATCCGGGTGACCAAGCCGAGCGAGGTGGTGCCCGCGCTGGAGAAGATGCTGAGCACGCCGGCCCCGGTGGTGATGGACGTGTGCGTGGACAAGGACGAGTGCGTGTTCCCCATGGTGCCTGCCGGCGGCGCCAACAAGGACATGATCCTCGCCCTCCCCACTCGCGAAGTGAAGGAGAAAGCCGCCAAGTCCCAAACCGGATTTTGA
- the pssA gene encoding CDP-diacylglycerol--serine O-phosphatidyltransferase → MRRRHGSDPSGRGPRRRKWHELRAQPRRGIFLLPSLLTTGNLFCGFLALVLASQSRFVEAAISLFVAMVLDTLDGKVARLTNTTSQFGVEFDSLADVVSFGVAPAFMLYVFALAPLGRAAWLAAFLFAICGALRLARFNVHSGVTDRRYFVGLPIPAAAGMVASVVLLLGDDEIPRWLGAAIAVGTYAVSILMVTTFRYYSFKEIDFARRRPASVLVLVVLGVLIVATHPQWFLFLLFSTYVLSGPTRPLWARRREVLGLAADRETGEGHERERRA, encoded by the coding sequence ATGAGACGCCGACATGGTAGCGACCCCTCCGGCCGCGGTCCGCGGCGACGGAAGTGGCACGAGCTGCGCGCGCAGCCCCGGCGCGGTATCTTCCTGCTGCCGAGCCTGCTGACCACCGGCAACCTGTTCTGCGGGTTCCTCGCCCTCGTCCTGGCCTCCCAGTCGCGCTTCGTCGAGGCGGCGATCTCGCTGTTCGTGGCGATGGTGCTGGACACGCTGGACGGCAAGGTGGCGCGCCTCACCAACACCACCAGCCAGTTCGGCGTGGAGTTCGACTCGCTCGCCGACGTGGTGTCGTTCGGCGTCGCGCCCGCGTTCATGCTGTACGTCTTCGCGCTGGCCCCGCTCGGCCGCGCCGCGTGGCTCGCCGCGTTCCTGTTCGCGATCTGCGGCGCTCTGCGTCTGGCCCGCTTCAACGTGCACTCCGGCGTGACCGACCGCCGCTACTTCGTCGGGCTGCCGATCCCGGCCGCCGCCGGCATGGTGGCCTCGGTGGTGCTGCTGCTGGGCGACGACGAGATCCCGCGCTGGCTCGGGGCGGCCATCGCGGTTGGCACCTACGCGGTCTCGATCCTGATGGTGACCACGTTCCGGTACTACTCCTTCAAGGAGATCGACTTCGCCCGGCGGCGGCCCGCGAGCGTCCTGGTGCTGGTGGTGCTGGGCGTCCTGATCGTGGCCACGCATCCGCAGTGGTTCCTGTTCCTGCTCTTCTCCACGTACGTGCTGAGCGGCCCCACGCGGCCCCTGTGGGCCCGGCGCCGCGAGGTGCTGGGCCTCGCCGCCGACCGCGAGACGGGCGAGGGGCACGAGCGCGAGCGGAGAGCCTGA
- the ilvN gene encoding acetolactate synthase small subunit: protein MAEAGNIEKHTIAVLVENKFGVLSRVAGLFSARGYNIESLSVGETLDPSVSRMTLVVRGDAFIIEQVIKQLHKLIDVIKVTDLSEENHVEREMLLLKVNAEPANRAEILRLGDIFRAKVVDVTPTTYTLEVTGEESKIEGIIELLRPFGIQEIVRTGKVAIARGPKTRLRKIEERLGKSRESRPASDDPRVVGFAD, encoded by the coding sequence GTGGCCGAAGCAGGGAACATCGAAAAGCATACGATTGCGGTTCTGGTCGAGAACAAGTTCGGGGTGCTCTCGCGCGTGGCGGGGCTGTTCTCGGCGCGCGGGTACAACATCGAGAGCTTGTCGGTGGGGGAGACGCTGGATCCCTCGGTCTCCCGCATGACCCTCGTGGTGCGCGGCGACGCCTTCATCATCGAGCAGGTCATCAAGCAGCTGCACAAGCTGATCGACGTCATCAAGGTCACCGATCTGAGCGAGGAGAATCACGTCGAGCGCGAGATGCTCCTGCTGAAGGTCAACGCGGAGCCGGCCAACCGGGCGGAGATCCTCCGCCTGGGCGACATCTTCCGGGCCAAGGTGGTGGACGTGACCCCCACGACGTACACGCTGGAGGTCACCGGCGAGGAGTCGAAGATCGAGGGCATCATCGAGCTGCTGCGGCCTTTCGGTATCCAGGAGATCGTCCGGACCGGGAAGGTCGCCATCGCCCGCGGCCCCAAGACCCGCCTGCGCAAGATCGAGGAGCGGCTGGGCAAGTCGCGCGAATCGCGGCCGGCCAGCGACGATCCCCGAGTGGTCGGATTCGCGGACTGA
- a CDS encoding phosphatidylserine decarboxylase family protein produces the protein MIPLGAESRLRIPVASEGWPFILPLAMAACIMGWMGWWAAAAVFGVAALACLGFFRDPDRTPPEVPGAVLAPADGRVMAVVEATDPWVGQAVRVSIFLSPLDVHVNRSPIAGLVKNVEYAPGRFVAAYRPEASEENERCTVSLEGETRVAVKQIAGVVARRIVCRVQPGDPLRAGERFGLIRFGSRTDLIVPRGTTVKVAVGDRVRGGESVMGVLG, from the coding sequence GTGATTCCGCTCGGCGCGGAGTCGCGGTTGCGGATCCCGGTAGCCTCCGAGGGCTGGCCCTTCATCCTGCCGCTCGCGATGGCGGCGTGTATCATGGGTTGGATGGGCTGGTGGGCGGCCGCCGCGGTCTTCGGGGTGGCCGCCCTGGCCTGTCTGGGATTCTTCCGCGATCCCGATCGCACTCCGCCCGAGGTGCCGGGAGCCGTGCTGGCCCCCGCCGATGGCCGGGTGATGGCGGTGGTCGAGGCCACGGATCCGTGGGTCGGTCAGGCGGTGCGCGTCTCGATCTTCCTGTCGCCGCTCGACGTGCACGTCAACCGCTCGCCGATCGCGGGCCTGGTGAAGAACGTGGAGTACGCGCCCGGCCGCTTCGTGGCCGCGTACCGGCCGGAAGCATCCGAGGAGAACGAGCGGTGCACCGTCAGCCTCGAGGGAGAGACGCGGGTCGCGGTGAAGCAGATCGCGGGGGTGGTGGCGCGCCGGATCGTGTGCCGGGTGCAGCCCGGTGATCCGCTGAGAGCCGGCGAACGGTTCGGCTTGATCCGGTTCGGCTCGCGCACCGATCTGATCGTGCCGCGCGGCACGACCGTGAAGGTCGCGGTCGGAGATCGGGTGCGGGGAGGAGAGTCCGTGATGGGAGTGCTCGGATGA
- the hemA gene encoding glutamyl-tRNA reductase has protein sequence MSAPGILFVAGMNHRTAPVATREQLALEEEKIREILSDLTGRGLLDEVMILSTCNRVEVYGVAAVPGEARSAAFGRLGTHRGVSWRDLEPLLYTVTGDEAALHAFRVAASLDSMVLGEPQILGQVKDAFALAQSAGTAGPVLHALMSQAFSAAKRVRSETEVGRLAVSISYAAVELARKIFEGLAGKAVLLVGAGEMSELAARHLVEHGALPLYVTNRTWSRAQELARGLGGIAVPFDQLEATLGVVDIVVTSTAAPEPIVTATHARAARQARRGRPLFFIDIAVPRNVEAAVNDVENVFCYDIDDLRSVVEANIKERQREARRAESLLEREVVKFAERLQHLEVVPTIVSLRQKLEAIRRAELARALGRLPAADEETRRVMESLSQSIVNKVLHAPMVKLKDSSRAGHGRRWTEMISELFGLRGPDRPAPGE, from the coding sequence ATGAGCGCTCCCGGCATCCTGTTCGTGGCGGGCATGAATCACCGGACCGCGCCGGTGGCCACGCGGGAGCAGCTCGCCCTCGAGGAAGAGAAGATCCGCGAGATCCTCTCCGACCTCACCGGCCGCGGGCTCCTCGACGAGGTGATGATCCTCTCCACCTGCAACCGGGTGGAGGTCTACGGCGTCGCCGCGGTGCCGGGTGAGGCGCGCTCGGCTGCGTTCGGGCGCCTCGGGACCCACCGCGGCGTGTCGTGGCGGGATCTGGAGCCGCTGCTCTACACGGTGACCGGCGACGAGGCCGCGCTCCACGCGTTCCGCGTCGCGGCCAGCCTCGATTCGATGGTGCTGGGCGAGCCCCAGATCCTCGGCCAGGTGAAGGACGCCTTCGCGCTGGCCCAGTCCGCCGGCACCGCGGGCCCGGTGCTCCACGCGCTCATGAGCCAGGCGTTCAGCGCGGCCAAACGGGTGCGGTCGGAGACGGAGGTCGGCCGGCTCGCCGTCTCGATCTCCTACGCGGCGGTGGAGCTGGCTCGCAAGATCTTCGAGGGCCTCGCGGGCAAGGCGGTCCTGCTGGTGGGCGCGGGCGAGATGAGCGAGCTGGCGGCCCGGCATCTCGTGGAGCACGGCGCGCTGCCGCTCTACGTGACCAACCGGACGTGGAGCCGGGCTCAGGAGCTGGCCCGCGGCCTCGGCGGCATCGCGGTGCCGTTCGATCAGCTGGAGGCCACGCTCGGCGTGGTGGACATCGTCGTCACGTCCACCGCGGCCCCGGAGCCGATCGTCACCGCGACGCACGCGCGGGCCGCGCGGCAGGCTCGCCGCGGCCGGCCGCTCTTCTTCATCGATATCGCGGTGCCGCGCAACGTGGAGGCCGCGGTCAATGACGTGGAGAACGTGTTCTGCTACGATATCGACGACCTGCGCTCGGTGGTCGAGGCCAACATCAAGGAGCGGCAGCGCGAGGCCCGGCGGGCCGAGTCTCTCCTGGAGCGCGAAGTCGTGAAGTTCGCGGAGCGGCTGCAGCACCTCGAGGTCGTGCCCACCATCGTGTCGTTGAGACAGAAGCTGGAGGCGATCCGACGCGCGGAGCTGGCCCGGGCGCTTGGCCGTCTGCCCGCGGCGGACGAGGAGACGCGCCGGGTGATGGAGAGCCTGAGCCAGTCGATCGTCAACAAGGTGCTGCACGCGCCGATGGTCAAGCTCAAGGACTCCTCCCGCGCCGGCCACGGCCGCCGCTGGACCGAGATGATCTCCGAGCTGTTCGGGCTGCGCGGTCCCGATCGTCCCGCTCCGGGCGAATGA
- the truA gene encoding tRNA pseudouridine(38-40) synthase TruA, whose amino-acid sequence MGEPGRAVRLTLAYEGTDLHGWQIQPGRDTVQGLVMGAAARVLGEPVRVTGASRTDAGVHALRQVASLATSSPMAPAALQRALNALLPPAVRVVEAAEAPAGFDARRWARGKRYAYLIDRSAPADPFRRRYAWHVPFPLDAGAMAAAARALRGKHDFSAFCAAAGRDRTPVCTIRSVRVVTRRRLLAVCVAGDSFLHHMVRNIVGSLVEIGRGAQGPGWIAELLHGRDRTRAGRTAPAHGLVLVRVLYGPVDREPRPKPLPLY is encoded by the coding sequence ATGGGCGAGCCCGGGCGCGCCGTCCGGCTCACGCTCGCCTACGAGGGCACGGACCTCCACGGCTGGCAGATCCAGCCGGGGCGCGACACGGTCCAGGGGCTCGTCATGGGCGCGGCCGCGCGGGTGCTGGGCGAGCCGGTTCGGGTGACCGGCGCGAGCCGCACCGACGCCGGGGTGCACGCCCTCCGGCAGGTGGCCAGCCTTGCCACGTCGTCTCCGATGGCGCCGGCGGCCCTGCAGCGGGCGCTCAACGCCCTGCTGCCGCCGGCGGTGCGCGTGGTCGAGGCGGCCGAGGCGCCCGCGGGCTTCGATGCGCGGCGCTGGGCGCGGGGCAAGCGCTACGCCTATCTCATCGACCGCAGCGCGCCGGCCGACCCGTTCCGGCGACGCTACGCGTGGCACGTCCCGTTCCCGCTGGACGCGGGGGCGATGGCGGCCGCGGCGCGCGCCCTCCGGGGCAAGCACGACTTCTCCGCCTTCTGCGCGGCGGCGGGCCGCGATCGGACGCCGGTCTGCACGATCCGGTCGGTGCGCGTGGTGACGCGGCGTCGGCTGCTCGCGGTGTGCGTCGCCGGCGACAGCTTCCTTCACCACATGGTGCGCAACATCGTCGGCAGCCTGGTCGAGATCGGCCGGGGCGCGCAGGGTCCCGGCTGGATCGCGGAGCTGCTGCACGGGCGCGACCGCACCCGCGCGGGTCGCACCGCGCCCGCGCACGGCCTCGTGCTCGTGCGCGTGCTCTACGGCCCCGTGGACAGAGAGCCGCGCCCGAAGCCCCTTCCTTTATACTGA
- the ccsA gene encoding cytochrome c biogenesis protein CcsA: MNEVLFDVALTAYILAAAASIGSLLGRRDQLGWIALLLIQAGWVCHTVAVILRGVELRRLPFMTIPEVISLVIWAVVLFDLWAERRGRVRALSAFVLPVVLVLGLGLPSGLRAIAFDAPVRSGWIAVHVALILIGLAALVLNFGGAIMYLLQERQLKAKRAGTVYRRLPALETLDRLTVATLTAGFPFLTVGLLLGVLSARRAWGSVIAFDPLALFSLFMWMVYAVILVGRGLGHWRGRRAAYFSIAGFCVLLATLGAGAFLTGRHGS; encoded by the coding sequence GTGAACGAGGTGCTGTTCGACGTCGCGCTCACCGCCTACATCCTGGCCGCGGCGGCCTCCATCGGCTCGCTGCTGGGCCGGCGCGATCAGCTCGGGTGGATCGCCCTGCTACTGATCCAGGCGGGCTGGGTGTGCCACACGGTGGCGGTGATCCTCCGCGGCGTCGAGCTGCGGCGGCTGCCGTTCATGACCATCCCCGAGGTGATCTCGCTCGTGATCTGGGCAGTGGTGCTCTTCGATCTCTGGGCGGAGCGGCGCGGGCGCGTCCGCGCGCTGTCCGCCTTCGTGCTGCCGGTGGTCCTGGTGCTGGGGCTCGGCCTGCCGTCCGGGCTTCGCGCGATCGCGTTCGACGCGCCGGTTCGGAGCGGGTGGATCGCGGTCCACGTGGCGCTGATCCTGATCGGCCTGGCCGCGCTGGTGCTCAACTTCGGCGGCGCGATCATGTACCTGCTCCAGGAGCGGCAGCTCAAGGCCAAGCGGGCCGGCACCGTCTATCGCCGACTGCCCGCGCTCGAGACGCTCGATCGACTCACGGTGGCCACCCTGACCGCGGGCTTCCCGTTCCTCACGGTGGGCCTCCTGCTGGGCGTGCTCTCGGCGCGCCGCGCGTGGGGCAGCGTGATCGCCTTCGATCCGCTCGCCCTGTTCTCGCTCTTCATGTGGATGGTCTACGCGGTGATCCTGGTCGGCCGCGGGTTGGGGCACTGGCGCGGGCGGCGCGCCGCCTACTTCTCGATCGCCGGCTTCTGCGTGCTGCTCGCCACCCTCGGTGCCGGCGCCTTCCTCACCGGCCGCCACGGATCCTGA
- the ilvC gene encoding ketol-acid reductoisomerase, which produces MPAKIFYDQDADLGLLRGKTVAIIGYGSQGHAHALNLKDSGQNVVVGLYKGSKSWTRAEKDGLRVTTVNDAAAAGDIVMILLPDQTQRQVFEESIKGVLTKGKMLMFAHGFNIHFNQVVPPADVDVSMIAPKAPGHVMRDLFTQGPGVPGLVAVNQDVSGKARDLALAYGKGVGCTRAGVIETTFKEETETDLFGEQTTLCGGVSHLIKAAYETLVEAGYQPEVAYFECMHEMKLIVDLFYQGGLAYMRYSVSDTAEYGDYTRGPRIIDDRAKAEMKKILAEIQSGQFAREWVLENQAHRAGFLAMRKRDADHPIEEVGGRLRKMMAWIKPPRE; this is translated from the coding sequence ATGCCGGCCAAGATCTTCTACGACCAGGACGCAGACCTCGGTCTGCTGCGCGGCAAGACCGTCGCGATCATCGGCTATGGCAGCCAGGGCCACGCCCACGCGCTCAACCTCAAGGACTCCGGCCAGAACGTGGTGGTCGGGCTCTACAAGGGCTCGAAGAGCTGGACGCGCGCCGAGAAGGACGGCCTCCGGGTGACCACCGTCAACGACGCGGCGGCCGCCGGGGACATCGTGATGATCCTGCTGCCGGATCAGACCCAGCGGCAGGTGTTCGAGGAGTCGATCAAGGGCGTGCTCACCAAGGGCAAGATGCTGATGTTCGCCCACGGCTTCAACATCCACTTCAACCAGGTGGTGCCGCCGGCGGACGTGGACGTGTCGATGATCGCCCCCAAGGCGCCCGGCCACGTGATGCGCGATCTGTTCACCCAGGGCCCGGGGGTGCCGGGGCTGGTGGCGGTGAACCAGGACGTGTCCGGCAAGGCGCGTGATCTGGCGCTGGCCTACGGCAAGGGCGTCGGCTGCACCCGCGCCGGGGTCATCGAGACCACGTTCAAGGAGGAGACCGAGACCGACCTGTTCGGCGAGCAGACGACGCTGTGTGGCGGCGTCTCGCACCTGATCAAGGCGGCCTACGAGACCCTCGTCGAGGCCGGCTATCAGCCCGAGGTCGCCTACTTCGAGTGCATGCACGAGATGAAGCTGATCGTGGACCTCTTCTACCAGGGCGGGCTCGCCTACATGCGCTATTCGGTGTCGGACACCGCGGAGTACGGCGACTACACCCGTGGCCCGCGCATCATCGACGACCGCGCGAAGGCCGAGATGAAGAAGATCCTCGCCGAGATCCAGTCCGGCCAGTTCGCCCGCGAGTGGGTGCTCGAGAACCAGGCCCATCGCGCCGGTTTCCTCGCCATGCGCAAGCGCGACGCGGATCATCCCATCGAGGAAGTGGGCGGCCGCCTCCGCAAGATGATGGCCTGGATCAAGCCGCCGCGGGAGTGA
- the leuB gene encoding 3-isopropylmalate dehydrogenase, whose protein sequence is MATYKIAVLPGDGIGQEVTPEAQKVLQVVAKATGIGFEFETALIGGSAIDATGHPLPPATLSLCQSAQAILFGAVGGPKWDGLPQEHRPERGLLGIRKELDLFANLRPATCFPMLVDASPLKRSVVEGTDLMVIRELTGGLYFGEPRGREDFADGGARAVNTMAYTTREIERVARAAFDVAMKRKKRLASVDKANVLVVSQLWREVVTRVAKDYPQVALEHVLVDNCAMALVHKPTHFDTIVTENTFGDILSDEAAILAGSMGMLPSASLGGKGGRMGLYEPVHGTAPDIAGQGVANPIAAILSASMLLRYSLERGADADRVDAAVLAVLEQGHRTRDIHSAGTKLVGTAEMGDLMARQVEKSY, encoded by the coding sequence ATGGCGACGTACAAGATCGCGGTGCTGCCCGGCGACGGGATCGGGCAAGAGGTCACCCCCGAGGCCCAGAAGGTCCTGCAGGTCGTCGCGAAGGCCACCGGCATCGGCTTCGAGTTCGAGACCGCGTTGATCGGCGGCTCGGCGATCGACGCCACCGGCCACCCGTTGCCGCCGGCCACGCTGAGCCTCTGCCAGAGCGCGCAGGCGATCCTGTTCGGCGCGGTGGGCGGCCCCAAGTGGGACGGCCTGCCGCAGGAGCACCGCCCGGAGCGCGGGCTGCTCGGCATTCGCAAGGAGCTGGACCTCTTCGCCAACCTGCGCCCGGCCACGTGCTTCCCGATGCTGGTGGATGCCTCGCCGCTCAAGCGCTCGGTGGTCGAGGGCACCGACCTCATGGTGATTCGCGAGCTCACCGGCGGCCTCTACTTCGGCGAGCCGCGCGGCCGCGAGGACTTCGCGGACGGCGGGGCCCGGGCGGTGAACACCATGGCCTACACCACCCGGGAGATCGAGCGGGTGGCCCGCGCCGCCTTCGACGTGGCCATGAAGCGCAAGAAGCGCCTGGCCTCGGTGGACAAGGCCAACGTGCTGGTGGTCTCGCAGCTCTGGCGGGAGGTGGTGACGCGGGTGGCGAAGGACTATCCCCAGGTGGCGCTCGAGCACGTGCTCGTCGACAACTGCGCGATGGCGCTCGTCCACAAGCCCACCCACTTCGACACCATCGTCACCGAGAACACGTTCGGTGACATCCTGTCCGACGAGGCGGCCATCCTGGCCGGCTCCATGGGCATGCTGCCTTCGGCCAGCCTCGGCGGCAAGGGGGGGCGCATGGGCCTCTACGAGCCCGTCCACGGCACTGCGCCGGACATCGCCGGGCAAGGGGTGGCCAACCCGATCGCGGCCATCCTGTCGGCCTCCATGCTGTTGCGCTATTCGCTCGAGCGCGGAGCCGACGCGGACCGGGTGGACGCCGCGGTGCTGGCCGTGCTGGAGCAGGGCCACCGGACGCGTGACATCCACTCCGCGGGCACCAAGCTGGTGGGCACGGCAGAGATGGGCGACCTCATGGCACGACAGGTCGAGAAGTCATACTGA